One Thermus sp. CCB_US3_UF1 DNA window includes the following coding sequences:
- a CDS encoding nucleoside triphosphate pyrophosphohydrolase family protein: protein MTLKAYQEEARKTALYPEAYRLLYPTLGLVGEAGELANKVKKVLRDQGGNLTPEVREALVLELGDVLWYLAQVATDLGVGLEEVAERNLAKLRARAQRGTLGGSGDYR from the coding sequence ATGACCCTGAAGGCATACCAAGAGGAGGCCCGTAAGACCGCCCTCTACCCCGAGGCCTACCGCTTGCTCTACCCCACCCTGGGCCTGGTGGGCGAGGCGGGGGAGCTGGCCAACAAGGTGAAGAAGGTCCTGCGGGACCAGGGGGGGAACCTGACCCCAGAGGTCCGGGAGGCCTTGGTCCTGGAGCTGGGGGATGTGCTCTGGTACCTGGCCCAGGTGGCCACGGACCTGGGGGTGGGGCTGGAGGAGGTGGCCGAGCGCAACCTGGCCAAGCTCCGCGCCCGCGCCCAGCGGGGTACCTTGGGGGGCTCAGGGGATTATCGCTAG
- a CDS encoding zf-TFIIB domain-containing protein, translating to MPLLLCPSCGAGMREVERRGVLVDVCPQCGGVWLDRGELEKLLAEARAVERDYEEERELYYRKEGKPYKKKKGFLELFDLFD from the coding sequence ATGCCCCTGCTTCTCTGCCCAAGCTGCGGCGCCGGCATGCGGGAGGTGGAGCGCCGGGGGGTGCTCGTGGATGTCTGCCCCCAGTGCGGGGGGGTATGGCTGGACCGGGGGGAGTTGGAAAAACTCCTGGCCGAGGCCAGGGCTGTAGAGCGGGACTACGAGGAGGAACGGGAGCTTTACTACCGCAAGGAAGGTAAGCCCTACAAGAAGAAAAAGGGCTTCCTGGAGCTCTTTGACCTCTTTGACTAG
- a CDS encoding peroxiredoxin yields MEETFSLPRLNEPAPDFVAKTTAGELRLSDLKGKWVVLFSHPADFTPVCSTEFLAFAKRQKEFEELGVQLLGLSIDSIHAHLAWLRDLEEMSGITINFPVIADLDMKVSKLYGMIHPAASETAAVRAVFIIDPNGILRGMLYYPLTTGRNIDEILRFIRALQFTDRTGLNTPADWQPGQPAIVKPPATLAELKADEAKKAEYTEYRRWYLRLKRAE; encoded by the coding sequence ATGGAAGAAACCTTCTCCCTACCTCGCCTGAACGAACCCGCCCCGGACTTCGTGGCCAAGACCACCGCCGGGGAGCTGCGGCTTTCCGACCTGAAGGGGAAGTGGGTGGTCCTCTTCAGCCACCCCGCGGACTTCACCCCCGTGTGCTCCACCGAGTTCCTGGCCTTTGCCAAGAGGCAGAAGGAGTTTGAGGAACTCGGGGTGCAGCTTTTGGGCCTTTCCATTGACTCCATCCACGCCCACCTGGCCTGGCTCCGGGACCTGGAGGAGATGTCGGGGATCACCATCAACTTCCCGGTGATCGCCGACCTGGACATGAAGGTGTCCAAGCTTTACGGGATGATCCACCCCGCCGCCAGCGAGACCGCGGCGGTGCGGGCGGTCTTCATCATTGACCCCAACGGCATCCTCCGGGGCATGCTCTACTACCCCCTCACCACCGGGCGCAACATCGACGAGATCCTGCGCTTCATCCGCGCCCTGCAGTTCACCGACCGCACCGGGCTCAACACCCCCGCGGACTGGCAGCCGGGCCAACCCGCCATCGTCAAGCCCCCCGCCACCCTGGCCGAGCTCAAGGCCGACGAGGCCAAGAAGGCGGAATACACCGAGTACCGCCGCTGGTACCTGCGCCTGAAGAGGGCAGAATAA